A part of Bombus huntii isolate Logan2020A chromosome 16, iyBomHunt1.1, whole genome shotgun sequence genomic DNA contains:
- the LOC126874522 gene encoding xyloside xylosyltransferase 1, with protein MLLLRKVLINLTLLVVILVLFYCYQTSNGTRWILHRVQENASTTESTNIHEDTITTTVFFPDKKDYYNVWCIFTKVDSNSPMRRKFEIFAESLIKLSSVNIAFHVITDDDSKKVTEKVLANILSSTGKFMKVQYYDVHKLALQLEDIVSVMSPYFSSKPGTYYSDALFFLSLGLHRIAPAEQSVAAMFDVDTKFRKDIKELFEEFNSFGSQALFGLAPELTPVYRHVLYLYRSKHPNTLFGEPASSGGYRGYNSGVVLFNLDKLRNSSVYDAIVKRESVDAMTKKYHFKGHLGDQDFYTILGMEKPELIHTIDCGWNRQLCTWWRDRGYADIFGEYSKCDSETKLWHGNCNAPIPND; from the exons ATGCTCCTGTTACGCAAGGTGCTCATCAATTTGACGCTCCTAGTTGTGATTCTTGTTCTGTTTTACTGCTATCAGACGTCAAATGGTACACGCTGGATACTGCACAGAGTCCAAGAAAATGCTTCGACCACCGAGTCGACAAATATTCATGAAGATACCATTACGACGACAGTGTTCTTTCCAGATAAGAAAGATTATTATAATGTCTGGTGTATATTCACCAAAGTAGATAGTAACTCTCCAATGCGACGAAAATTTGAGATCTTTGCAGAGTCTTTAATCAAACTATCCTCTGTTAACATTGCATTCCACGTTATAACTGATGACGATAGCAAAAAAGTTACAGAGAAAGTTTTGGCAAATATTCTCTCATCCACAGGCAAATTTATGAAG GTGCAATATTATGATGTACATAAACTAGCATTGCAATTGGAAGACATTGTGTCTGTCATGTCTCCATACTTCAGCAGCAAACCAGGAACCTACTATTCAGATGCACTATTTTTCCTATCCCTAGGTTTACATCGAATAGCTCCAGCTGAACAAAGTGTTGCAGCAATGTTTGATGTTGACACCAAATTCCGCAAAGACATCAAGGAGCTTTTTGAAGAATTCAACTCTTTTGGAAGTCAAGCACTATTTGGTCTGGCCCCAGAGCTCACTCCAGTTTACAGACACGTTTTGTATTTGTATCGTAGCAAACATCCTAACACATTATTTGGAGAACCTGCGAGTTCAGGTGGTTATCGTGGATATAACAGTGGAGTGGTACTCTTTAACCTTGACAAATTAAGGAATTCTTCTGTTTATGATGCAATTGTGAAAAGAGAAAGTGTTGATGCAATGACaaagaaatatcattttaag GGTCACTTAGGAGATCAGGATTTTTATACCATCTTAGGAATGGAAAAACCTGAATTAATTCACACCATTGATTGTGGATGGAATAGGCAGCTGTGTACATGGTGGAGGGACCGTGGATATGCAGATATATTTGGAGAATATTCAAAGTGTGATTCAGAAACAAAATTATGGCATGGAAATTGCAATGCCCCCATACCTAACGATTAA